In the Nostoc sp. 'Peltigera membranacea cyanobiont' N6 genome, one interval contains:
- a CDS encoding tyrosine-type recombinase/integrase, giving the protein MTKVEWAISPHTESRFSCVFDPETCLPVEPIQRFLNYCRKRQLAPNTVTTYAYRLVDFWRWLESKSLNWYDVGLNELADFVNWYLLGGEVEESGENVREIVAKRSPRTVNQAVTAIQEFYTYHTIEGRIEEKHFTLLAHGWGKRGGFLRGIAKSNPDKRKRIKIKEPKLFSGCLLDEEVATLANACTTYRDRLIIMLLRSTGVRRGELLGLHLEDVKNLDFSGRIRIVRREDNPNRAMAKGREREIPIIYHRSAIQETFHAYLLEEYPPQAETLGGGMLFVNLSSKWVGQAMSLVRLNKLFDQLHKRTGIKAHPHLFRHTFATRMLQDNYLDQYVQQLLGHRSIATTKDIYSHVLDEMTLDQYLR; this is encoded by the coding sequence ATGACCAAGGTAGAATGGGCGATATCCCCCCACACAGAATCACGATTTAGCTGTGTCTTCGACCCTGAAACCTGCCTACCCGTAGAGCCAATCCAAAGATTTTTGAACTACTGTAGAAAGCGACAATTAGCACCGAATACAGTAACTACATACGCTTATCGACTGGTAGACTTTTGGCGCTGGCTAGAATCCAAATCTCTCAACTGGTATGACGTTGGGTTAAATGAATTAGCAGACTTTGTGAATTGGTACTTGCTAGGTGGTGAAGTTGAAGAATCTGGTGAAAATGTGAGAGAAATTGTTGCCAAAAGGAGTCCTCGCACTGTCAATCAAGCAGTCACCGCCATCCAAGAATTTTATACCTATCACACAATTGAAGGCAGGATTGAAGAAAAACATTTCACTCTACTAGCGCATGGTTGGGGAAAACGAGGAGGCTTTCTTAGAGGAATTGCTAAAAGCAATCCTGATAAACGCAAACGCATCAAAATAAAAGAACCGAAACTCTTCAGTGGTTGTCTGCTAGATGAAGAAGTCGCAACCTTAGCCAACGCCTGTACAACTTATAGAGACAGGTTAATTATCATGCTGCTGCGCTCAACAGGAGTGCGGCGGGGAGAACTGTTAGGATTACATCTGGAAGATGTCAAGAACTTAGATTTCAGCGGACGCATTCGGATTGTACGCAGAGAAGACAATCCTAATCGCGCAATGGCTAAAGGAAGAGAACGAGAAATCCCCATTATTTACCATCGTTCAGCTATTCAAGAGACCTTTCATGCCTACTTACTAGAAGAATATCCGCCTCAAGCCGAAACTTTGGGAGGCGGGATGTTATTCGTCAATTTATCAAGTAAATGGGTAGGGCAAGCGATGTCCTTAGTTCGCTTAAATAAATTATTTGACCAACTCCACAAACGAACAGGAATTAAAGCACATCCGCACTTATTTCGCCATACCTTCGCTACTAGAATGCTGCAAGACAATTATCTTGACCAATATGTACAACAGCTTTTAGGACATCGTTCAATTGCCACAACGAAAGACATTTACAGTCATGTTCTCGATGAAATGACCCTAGACCAATACTTAAGATAA
- a CDS encoding tyrosine-type recombinase/integrase, which yields MAEAFAPQALQERITLSELGKQWINDPLMNQDVWSLLELGYSQEECRINGHYHLYFHKFSLPWLKRLTQLTIKASVRERYSLGRIIHRVGCLNHLDRFLCNYGYTQPQSLTEALLHQFISEINSGNRQNAIAYALNLWKEEQWLEIAFTPIKLKKKSPKIEIIPEEVLYQIYEKFDLFPPTLERLFRLQLVLGCRIGEILTMPRHSLKQEGDKWFLLRWVEKRKHWRFVQIHPLVAELVQEQQRFLDAQFGRDSEFDKLFCTVYTHHQSIPWAERELDTTLFYKPQTITRLRISNWLINFREVADLKDKHGNRFKLTSHMFRRTKASIMAHCEVEDEYIAAVLGHGSLDMLPHYRQRSLIRLEKEANLKGYVDMYGRVTSFKPRKTRYEKLANLLKVSTPLGECHRPTMLGDCQHRYACLSCPHHRITPEDKSQLEADVNCLQQDLIQAQKNGQERRVTEIANLLALIKNRFDGLSELQNLQEHKTNG from the coding sequence ATGGCAGAAGCATTTGCACCGCAAGCATTACAGGAGCGAATCACACTCTCTGAGTTAGGGAAACAGTGGATTAATGATCCTTTGATGAATCAAGATGTTTGGTCACTGTTAGAATTGGGTTATAGCCAAGAAGAATGCCGAATTAATGGACATTATCATCTTTACTTTCACAAGTTTTCACTGCCTTGGTTAAAACGGCTGACTCAACTAACCATTAAAGCCAGCGTTCGAGAGCGATATTCCCTCGGTCGGATTATTCATCGAGTTGGCTGTTTAAACCATTTAGATCGTTTTTTGTGTAATTATGGATATACACAACCCCAATCTTTGACAGAAGCACTCCTCCATCAATTTATTAGCGAAATTAATAGCGGTAATCGTCAGAATGCGATTGCTTACGCCCTCAATCTTTGGAAAGAAGAACAATGGTTGGAAATTGCCTTTACCCCGATTAAACTCAAAAAAAAATCTCCTAAAATTGAAATAATTCCAGAGGAAGTACTTTACCAAATCTACGAGAAATTCGATTTATTCCCCCCGACACTTGAAAGACTTTTTCGCTTGCAATTGGTGTTAGGCTGCCGCATTGGAGAAATTCTCACTATGCCACGCCATAGCCTGAAACAGGAAGGTGACAAATGGTTCTTACTACGTTGGGTTGAAAAACGCAAACACTGGAGGTTTGTTCAGATTCATCCTTTAGTAGCTGAATTAGTTCAAGAACAGCAGAGATTTCTTGATGCTCAATTTGGGAGAGATTCTGAATTCGATAAACTATTTTGTACCGTTTATACTCATCATCAAAGTATTCCTTGGGCTGAGAGAGAACTAGACACAACACTGTTCTATAAACCCCAAACAATTACCAGATTGAGAATTAGTAACTGGCTAATTAATTTTCGAGAAGTAGCAGACTTAAAAGACAAACATGGCAACAGATTTAAACTAACTAGCCATATGTTTCGCCGCACCAAAGCCAGCATTATGGCTCATTGTGAAGTAGAGGATGAATATATCGCCGCCGTACTAGGTCACGGTTCTTTAGATATGCTACCTCATTATCGTCAGCGTTCGCTTATCAGGTTAGAAAAAGAAGCTAATCTCAAAGGTTATGTGGATATGTATGGTCGAGTTACTTCTTTTAAACCGAGAAAAACTAGGTATGAAAAATTAGCTAATCTCCTCAAAGTTAGTACACCTCTGGGAGAATGTCATCGTCCAACGATGTTAGGAGATTGTCAACATCGTTATGCCTGTTTAAGTTGTCCTCATCATCGGATAACGCCCGAAGATAAATCCCAGTTAGAAGCTGATGTGAACTGCTTACAGCAAGACCTAATTCAAGCTCAAAAAAACGGACAAGAAAGACGAGTGACTGAGATTGCTAACTTATTAGCTTTAATCAAAAATCGTTTTGATGGCTTATCAGAATTGCAAAATCTTCAAGAACATAAAACTAATGGGTAA